From a region of the Bradyrhizobium guangdongense genome:
- a CDS encoding ABC transporter ATP-binding protein produces the protein MPLLEAAGIRKIFGKLTAVDGAALTVRENEFHGLIGPNGSGKSTLMKCIAGAEVPTQGKVRFINTDITTFTPTERARAGMSLKFQITSVLPSLTLYDNILLALQGHCSLFDLVFSRSRRQLHDQVMMMLTQFRLADRAFDAAAALSHGQQQWLEIAMALAGKPRLLLLDEPTGGMSLEERRVTGELLRPIKEHCSLVIVEHDLDFIRDICDRLTVLDQGRVLATGSVAEIQADKSVQEIYLRRA, from the coding sequence ATGCCGCTTCTTGAAGCTGCAGGCATTCGAAAGATCTTCGGCAAGCTCACGGCAGTCGACGGTGCGGCGCTCACCGTCCGCGAGAACGAGTTCCACGGGTTGATCGGGCCGAACGGCTCGGGGAAAAGCACGCTGATGAAGTGCATCGCGGGGGCGGAGGTACCGACGCAAGGCAAAGTCCGATTCATCAACACTGATATTACCACATTCACCCCCACCGAGCGCGCGCGCGCTGGCATGAGCCTGAAGTTCCAAATCACATCGGTTCTGCCATCCCTCACCCTCTACGACAACATCCTCCTTGCCCTGCAGGGGCACTGCTCTCTTTTTGATCTTGTGTTCTCGCGCAGCCGCAGACAGCTGCACGACCAGGTCATGATGATGCTCACCCAGTTTCGTCTTGCCGATCGTGCGTTCGATGCAGCAGCAGCGCTATCCCATGGCCAGCAGCAATGGCTGGAGATTGCGATGGCGCTCGCGGGAAAACCCCGGCTCCTGCTGCTGGACGAGCCTACCGGAGGCATGAGCCTGGAGGAGCGTCGCGTCACTGGCGAACTGTTGCGACCAATAAAGGAGCACTGCTCCCTCGTTATCGTCGAGCACGATCTCGATTTCATCCGCGACATTTGCGACCGCCTCACCGTCCTCGACCAGGGCCGTGTGCTGGCGACAGGAAGCGTCGCTGAGATCCAGGCTGACAAAAGTGTCCAGGAGATCTATTTGCGCCGTGCTTGA
- a CDS encoding branched-chain amino acid ABC transporter permease — MAEIAFAGQVSRARRVLLIIEGLVLIGALVLPVMLHDYLTVFATRVVILALFALSFDLVWGYAGIMSFGQALFFGSAGYGVALLARDLDITSILLVLPAGTLIGLVFALLLGGFLLLGRHPASMIFVSLGTLTGAYAADRLARGWYYLGGQNGIPSIPPMTLGSYELSEGSNFYYLALGLLVIVYVACRFLVRSQFGLALAGLRENEQRIAFFGYRTQHLKAIVFAIGGAIAGLSGSLYAFHEGFVWPNMIGVVVSTQVVLYVLFGGSGTLIGAVIGTAIVEGLSFWLSDNYRDIWPIILGVLLLLVILFRPLGLISLVLTERERVGSFAAKAQDKKRAQHHAAS, encoded by the coding sequence ATGGCTGAAATCGCCTTTGCAGGACAGGTCAGTCGTGCACGACGTGTCCTGCTCATCATCGAAGGACTAGTGCTGATTGGAGCACTAGTCCTTCCGGTGATGCTTCACGACTATCTTACGGTGTTTGCCACTCGCGTTGTGATCCTGGCGCTCTTCGCTCTCTCGTTCGATCTGGTCTGGGGCTATGCCGGAATCATGAGCTTTGGGCAGGCCCTCTTCTTCGGCTCCGCAGGCTACGGCGTTGCGCTGCTTGCGCGCGACCTCGATATCACCTCAATCCTTTTGGTACTGCCGGCGGGCACGCTGATTGGCCTCGTATTCGCGCTGCTACTTGGTGGGTTCCTCCTACTCGGACGGCATCCGGCCAGCATGATCTTCGTTTCGCTCGGTACGCTCACCGGTGCCTATGCGGCGGATCGCCTCGCGCGTGGCTGGTACTATCTCGGCGGCCAGAACGGCATTCCCTCGATTCCGCCGATGACGCTCGGCTCCTACGAATTATCGGAAGGGTCGAACTTTTACTATCTGGCACTAGGGCTTCTTGTCATCGTCTACGTTGCATGCCGTTTCCTGGTGCGCTCGCAGTTCGGTCTTGCACTCGCAGGCCTCCGCGAGAACGAGCAACGCATTGCCTTTTTCGGCTACCGGACACAGCATCTAAAAGCCATAGTGTTCGCGATCGGTGGCGCCATCGCAGGCCTGAGCGGCAGCCTCTATGCCTTCCACGAGGGTTTTGTGTGGCCCAATATGATTGGCGTTGTCGTCTCCACGCAAGTCGTGCTCTACGTTCTGTTCGGCGGTTCCGGCACGCTGATCGGTGCGGTGATCGGTACGGCGATTGTCGAAGGTCTCTCCTTCTGGCTGTCGGACAATTACCGCGATATCTGGCCGATCATCCTGGGCGTGCTCCTGCTCCTGGTAATCCTTTTTCGGCCGCTTGGGCTTATCAGCCTGGTGTTGACGGAGCGCGAGCGGGTAGGCAGTTTCGCCGCCAAAGCGCAAGACAAGAAGAGGGCGCAGCATCATGCCGCTTCTTGA
- a CDS encoding substrate-binding protein: MAVDRLNFTRRRFLSNFAFTAGAIATGASSWVIRPDWANAAEGPIKVGIAIDLTGPIGFAGKADANVAKMVIKEINNSGGLLGRPIELYIEDTASNESVAVGNVRKLIQRDKVDMVLGGLASSMRNAIKDVIVSRGKTLYIYPQFYEGGECTPYLFCSGATPAQQCDTFIPWLIKNGGKRFALPGSNYIWPRNLNAYARKLIEANGGEVVFEEYYPLDQVDFSATVHAIMSNKADTVFNTVIPPGVGPLFKQLYEAGYLKNGGRLAAVNEDENYLSLHPVNEMEGLASCLDYYKAVAKDDPVSARIQAAYDKDYPGDSLFAASSAAPSTYRGLKLWEAAVKEAGKVDRESVAATLDHAKIAEGPGGPAEMVPGKRHCKMNMYTAVCKSGVFQVVQRSNGLVDPGQC, translated from the coding sequence ATGGCTGTTGATCGACTCAATTTCACACGCCGTCGTTTCCTTTCGAACTTTGCCTTCACGGCCGGTGCAATCGCCACAGGAGCGAGTAGCTGGGTGATCCGTCCCGACTGGGCCAATGCGGCCGAAGGTCCCATCAAGGTCGGCATCGCGATCGATCTGACCGGCCCGATCGGCTTTGCCGGAAAGGCGGATGCCAACGTCGCCAAAATGGTCATCAAGGAGATCAACAATTCAGGTGGTCTTTTGGGCCGGCCGATCGAGCTGTACATCGAAGACACCGCCTCCAATGAATCGGTCGCTGTAGGCAACGTGCGCAAGCTGATCCAGCGGGACAAGGTGGACATGGTCCTAGGCGGCCTCGCGAGCTCAATGCGCAATGCGATCAAGGATGTGATCGTTTCTCGGGGCAAGACGCTCTATATCTATCCGCAATTTTATGAAGGGGGGGAATGCACGCCATACCTGTTCTGCAGCGGCGCCACACCGGCGCAGCAATGCGACACATTTATCCCGTGGCTGATCAAGAACGGCGGCAAGAGATTTGCCCTTCCAGGTTCCAACTACATTTGGCCGCGTAACCTGAATGCATATGCTCGCAAGTTAATCGAAGCCAATGGCGGCGAGGTCGTGTTCGAGGAGTATTATCCTTTAGACCAAGTGGATTTCTCCGCCACTGTCCACGCGATCATGTCCAACAAGGCCGACACCGTCTTTAACACCGTTATTCCACCCGGCGTCGGTCCTTTGTTCAAACAGCTCTATGAAGCGGGCTATCTGAAGAACGGCGGACGGCTTGCTGCCGTCAACGAGGACGAGAATTATCTCAGCCTCCATCCGGTCAATGAGATGGAAGGGCTTGCGAGTTGTCTCGATTATTACAAAGCCGTCGCCAAAGATGACCCGGTCTCCGCCAGAATTCAGGCTGCCTATGATAAGGACTATCCAGGCGATTCTCTATTTGCCGCGAGCAGTGCCGCTCCCAGTACATATCGCGGGCTGAAACTTTGGGAAGCTGCCGTCAAAGAGGCCGGAAAGGTCGATCGCGAGTCGGTTGCTGCGACGCTCGATCACGCAAAGATCGCGGAGGGTCCGGGCGGCCCCGCCGAGATGGTGCCGGGCAAGCGGCACTGTAAGATGAACATGTACACGGCCGTGTGCAAGAGCGGGGTTTTTCAAGTCGTGCAACGCAGCAATGGGCTTGTCGATCCCGGGCAATGTTGA